The Miscanthus floridulus cultivar M001 chromosome 7, ASM1932011v1, whole genome shotgun sequence genome includes a region encoding these proteins:
- the LOC136463613 gene encoding probable protein kinase At2g41970 — protein sequence MSCCGGAEEDSYGPPANQAVPPPNANAPGNRGGPRGPGAPRVGGPAKPVSIDVPAIPFDELKKITNNFSDRALIGEGSYGRVYNATLSDGRSAVIKKLDTSASQDSDTDFAAQIAMVSKLKNEYFLELLGYCLEDGNRMLAYQFATMGSLHNTLHGKKGVQGAEPGPVLNWAQRVKIAYGAARGLEYLHEKVQPSIVHRDIRSSNVLIFDDFSSKIADFNLTNQGTDTAARLHSTRVLGTFGYHAPEYAMTGQINQKSDVYSFGVILLELLTGRKPVDHTMPKGQQSLVTWAAPRLSEDKVKQCVDPKLNSDYPPKAVAKLAAVAALCVQYESDFRPNMTIVVKAITPLLNAPKPAAPAAAPQS from the exons ATGTCTTGCTGCGGTGGCGCCGAGGAGGACAGCTACGGCCCGCCGGCCAACCAGGCGGTTCCGCCACCCAATGCCAACGCCCCCG GCAATAGAGGCGGGCCGAGAGGACCGGGCGCGCCCAGGGTCGGCGGCCCCGCCAAGCCCGTCAGCATCGACGTGCCCGCCATCCCCTTCGACGAGCTCAAGAAGATCACCAACAACTTCAGCGACCGCGCCCTCATCGGCGAGGGCTCCTATGGCCGCGTCTACAACGCCACGCTCAGCGACGGCCGCTCCGCCGTCATCAAGAAGCTCGACACCAGCGCCTCGCAGGACTCCGACACCGACTTCGCCGCGCAG ATAGCGATGGTCTCCAAGCTCAAGAACGAGTATTTCCTGGAGCTCCTGGGGTACTGCTTGGAGGACGGCAACCGCATGCTAGCCTATCAGTTTGCCACCATGGGTTCTTTGCATAACACACTACACG GGAAGAAAGGAGTTCAGGGTGCGGAGCCCGGCCCCGTCCTCAACTGGGCTCAGCGAGTGAAGATAGCTTACGGAGCCGCGAGAGGGCTAGAGTACCTGCATGAGAAGGTGCAGCCGTCGATCGTTCATCGAGACATCCGGTCCAGCAACGTCCTCATATTCGACGATTTCAGCTCCAAGATCGCTGATTTCAACCTGACCAACCAGGGGACCGACACCGCCGCGCGGTTGCACTCCACTCGCGTGCTAGGGACTTTTGGATACCATGCCCCAGA ATACGCTATGACAGGCCAGATCAACCAAAAGAGCGATGTCTACAGCTTCGGCGTGATTCTTCTAGAGTTGCTGACCGGAAGGAAGCCGGTCGATCACACCATGCCGAAAGGCCAACAAAGTCTTGTTACTTGG GCCGCTCCAAGGTTGAGTGAAGATAAAGTGAAGCAGTGTGTTGATCCCAAGCTCAACAGTGACTACCCTCCAAAGGCTGTTGCAAAG TTGGCAGCAGTTGCAGCGTTGTGCGTTCAGTATGAATCCGACTTCCGACCAAACATGACCATCGTGGTGAAGGCGATCACGCCTCTTCTAAACGCGCCAAAACCAGCCGCTCCAGCAGCAGCGCCACAATCCTGA
- the LOC136465756 gene encoding uncharacterized protein encodes MSTPGDPRDGQSKMSTPRDTRGAQSQMITPTYTREPLSDITNVSQMITPTYTREPLGDITNVIDEESRRREQRNMQQRKRRADMSMEQRDEINRKQREYRERKKHATQNSSTSAALRETVPLTSASSIGLDETADPQNENTPNIFSNGDMETNSRDVGVGTTNTRVSTLSVDISDNDLEMRPTDSADARREARNARARKRRAEMTDQQREEANRKQREYRARRKAAMQNNSPTSVVSQTLPASSPAEDTKKDIETEATTEPVGNYQISAEEELQSASNQKVDTPCEIDGYT; translated from the exons ATGTCTACGCCGGGAGATCCACGCGACGGTCAGAGCAAAATGTCTACGCCGAGAGATACGCGCGGAGCGCAAAGCCAAATGATTACGCCGACATATACACGCGAACCACTAAGTGATATCACCAACGTCAGCCAAATGATTACGCCGACATATACACGCGAACCACTAGGTGATATCACCAATGTCATAG ATGAGGAATCGCGGAGGAGGGAGCAAAGGAATATGCAGCAACGGAAACGTCGAGCTGATATGTCCATGGAACAAAGGGACGAGATCAATCGGAAACAACGTGAGTACCGAGAACGGAAGAAACATGCAACCCAGAATAGTAGCACTTCCGCTGCTTTGCGTGAGACGGTGCCATTAACTTCAGCATCGTCCATAG GACTTGACGAAACTGCCGACCCACAGAATGAAAACACGCCAAATATATTTTCCAACGGAGATATGGAAACAAATAGTAGAGATGTTGGCGTAGGCACGACGAACACAAGAGTCAGTACGCTGTCTGTGGACATAAGCGACAATGACCTAG AGATGAGACCTACGGACAGTGCCGATGCTAGGAGGGAAGCAAGGAATGCACGTGCACGCAAACGAAGAGCTGAAATGACCGATCAACAAAGGGAGGAAGCTAATAGGAAACAACGTGAATACCGAGCACGGAGGAAAGCTGCAATGCAAAATAATAGCCCTACCTCTGTTGTGTCCCAAACATTGCCGGCGTCTTCACCAGCTG AAGATACTAAAAAAGATATAGAGACTGAAGCAACAACCGAACCTGTTGGGAATTATCAGATATCTGCAGAGGAGGAATTGCAATCAGCCTCTAACCAAAAAGTGGATACACCATGTGAAATAGATGGatacacataa